In Anaerobacillus isosaccharinicus, one genomic interval encodes:
- a CDS encoding DUF6094 domain-containing protein, producing the protein MARIESEGKGGYYPTPDQEMQYILNRVRVNQGESVTIFDPCAGKGKALKDFQQQLEQQGAIVQSYGIELERSRALEAKKILNHVENCSYDEMRMSSECFSAMYLNPPFMQMDGERMELTFLRNLTSDRLSSGNGLFIFNLPQYVLADCASLIASRFEDVRIYRFTDANYDAYKQVIVYGYRRRIGMKTKEEREYELFLKDEIVKLSSLGKDALPSLDVEDWNSVQYQVTKAKKKVETFMSTRVEIHDIIASINSDDNDFYQMIDEVTTINIQKTEKLKVAMDLKVAHTAAALEAGVLPEQMSGDHLIVPKTFIKMSETVKTNDKTEKSEKVSTFSSKTQLKAYTEEGIFILE; encoded by the coding sequence ATGGCTCGTATCGAAAGTGAAGGAAAAGGCGGTTATTATCCAACCCCTGACCAAGAAATGCAATACATCTTAAATCGTGTAAGGGTAAATCAAGGTGAAAGTGTTACTATCTTTGATCCTTGTGCTGGAAAAGGGAAAGCGTTGAAAGATTTTCAACAACAACTGGAACAGCAAGGGGCAATCGTTCAGTCCTATGGGATTGAATTAGAAAGAAGTAGAGCACTTGAAGCTAAGAAAATACTCAATCATGTTGAAAACTGTTCGTATGACGAAATGAGAATGTCTAGTGAATGTTTTAGTGCCATGTATCTAAACCCTCCGTTTATGCAAATGGATGGTGAAAGAATGGAGCTCACATTTCTTAGAAATTTAACCTCTGATCGTCTTTCTTCTGGTAATGGTTTGTTTATCTTTAATCTACCTCAATACGTATTAGCCGATTGTGCTAGTTTAATTGCTAGTAGATTTGAAGATGTACGAATTTATCGTTTTACCGATGCTAACTATGATGCCTACAAGCAAGTAATTGTTTATGGGTATCGACGTCGAATTGGAATGAAAACAAAAGAAGAAAGAGAATATGAATTGTTCCTAAAAGATGAAATTGTTAAGTTGTCTAGTCTTGGTAAAGATGCACTTCCTAGCTTGGATGTAGAAGATTGGAATAGCGTTCAATATCAAGTCACAAAGGCAAAAAAGAAAGTTGAAACCTTTATGTCTACTAGAGTAGAAATTCATGACATTATCGCTTCTATTAACAGTGATGATAATGATTTTTACCAAATGATAGATGAGGTTACAACGATTAATATTCAAAAAACAGAAAAGTTAAAGGTTGCTATGGATTTAAAAGTGGCACATACAGCAGCAGCACTTGAAGCAGGAGTTCTTCCCGAACAAATGAGTGGTGATCACTTGATTGTTCCTAAGACTTTTATCAAGATGTCCGAAACTGTAAAAACAAACGACAAAACCGAAAAAAGTGAGAAGGTTAGTACTTTCAGTAGTAAAACGCAAT
- a CDS encoding DUF2325 domain-containing protein, with the protein MSSRKTMAIIGGTQERTMRKIAGRVGYELIFDDANSHRAKETKYKSIVENADVIVVMTGACSHKAMWLIKSLAKEVKKPIVFNKNGFGVSGAIQLGVNAIETSKLTNV; encoded by the coding sequence ATGAGTAGTCGAAAAACGATGGCTATTATTGGTGGAACTCAAGAGAGAACGATGCGAAAGATCGCTGGTAGGGTAGGTTATGAACTTATCTTTGATGATGCGAATTCACATCGTGCAAAAGAAACTAAATATAAATCTATTGTTGAAAATGCTGACGTAATAGTTGTTATGACCGGAGCGTGTTCTCATAAAGCCATGTGGTTAATTAAGTCTCTTGCAAAAGAGGTTAAAAAGCCAATTGTCTTTAATAAGAACGGTTTTGGAGTATCAGGCGCTATTCAATTAGGTGTTAATGCAATAGAAACTAGCAAATTAACGAATGTTTAA